TGTAAAAGTAGATTCATTGAAATCCTGGAACGATCTATCTTCTGACCTTATTCATCCTGGTCAAGAACTAGTCGTTGAAGGAAATCAGGCTGCTTCTACAAGTAATGAACCTGAAGAGAAAGAAGAAGCGAAAGAAGAAACTTCTGAATCAAACGAGACTTCTAGTGATGATGTAGCTAAAACCATGACGATGGAAGCTACTGCTTATACGGCATTCTGTGAAGGCTGCTCTGGAACGACCTATACTGGTATCGATCTAAGAGCGAATCCGGATCGTAAAGTTATCGCAGTGGATCCTGACGTTATTCCACTAGGCTCTGAAGTTTATGTTGAAGGCTACGGTAAAGCTGTTGCAGGAGATATCGGCGGCGCTATTCAAAATGACCGCATTGACGTATTTATTCCTAACCAGGACGATGCTCTTGAGTTCGGACGTAAAGACGTAGAAGTAACTGTATACGAATAAGTACGACTTCACAACTGAATAATTAATAAGATAATATGACGATGTCCATTTGGGCATCGTTTTTCTTTTTCTTTTTTTTTGCTTTTTACAACTTTATTATCAATTTTCCATCATCTAAAATAGGAATCTTCATCCTCCCCCTCCTCCATAGAGTAACGGACCCAATTTATCTCGAAACTGAGTCTTCAAGTATCGGGAGCTTTACTGGAAAATGAACACGGAGGTTAAGAAGAGCCTTTTTATTGTTGTGGTAAATATTACATGTATGTGAAGGAAATGTAATATCTGAAAAATGATTGTTGTCATCCTGTTATTGAGATACAACTGTAAGGTGTTAAGGTAGAAGATGTGATTTTAAACAGAGGCGATCATTTGTTTAACAAATAAGGAGGCAATTATTATGAAAAAATCAATTCTTTCAATAGTAGCAACTTTTGCAATTATAGGGACAACTACCATTACCGCAAGCGCAAGTGAAGTAGTCGTAGATAGAGGAGACACCCTTTGGGGCATTGGACAGGAAAAAGGGGTTTCCGTGGAACAGCTTAAAGCCGCAAACGATTTATCATCTAACCTGATTTTCCCGGATCAGACTCTTACCATTAATGATGGATCAGATGATCAAGAAAGCGAAGAAAATCATTCAGAAGCTGAAGATGTACAAGCTTCTGGGTCTGAAGATTCCTCTGGTGAAGATGTCGCTAAAACCATGACGATGGAAGCTACAGCTTATACGGCATTTTGTGAAGGTTGCTCTGGGACGACCTATACTGGTATCGATCTAAGAGCGAATCCGGATCGTAAAGTTATCGCAGTGGATCCTGACGTTATTCCACTAGGCTCTGAAGTTTATGTTGAAGGCTACGGTAAAGCTGTTGCAGGAGATATCGGCGGCGCTATTCAAAATGACCGCATTGACGTATTTATTCCTAACCAGGACGACGCCCTTGAATTTGGACGTAAAGACGTAGAAGTAACCGTATATGAATAAGAACAACTACCCAACTGACTAACTACAAAATCATATTTATATGACGATGTCCTATTGGACATCGTTTTATTCATTAATCAGGTAAATATTACATGTGTGTGAAGGAAATGTAATATCTGAAAAATGATTGTTGTTATCCTGTTATTGAGATACAACTGTAAGGTGTTAAGGTAGAAGATGTGATTTTAAACAGAGGCGATCATTTGTTTAACAAATAAGGAGGCAATTATTATGAAAAAATCAATTCTTTCAATAGTAGCAACTTTTGCAATTATAGGGACAACTACCATTACCGCAAGCGCAAGTGAAGTAGTCGTAGATAGAGGAGACACCCTTTGGGGCATTGGACAGGAAAAAGGGGTTTCCGTGGAACAGCTTAAAGCCGCAAACGATTTATCATCTAACCTGATTTTCCCGGATCAGACTCTTACCATTAATGATGGATCAGATGATCAAGAAAGCGAAGAAAATCATTCAGAAGCTGAAGATGTACAAGCTTCTGGGTCTGAAGATTCCTCTGGTGAAGATGTCGCTAAAACCATGACGATGGAAGCTACAGCTTATACGGCATTTTGTGAAGGTTGCTCTGGAACGACCTATACTGGTATCGATCTAAGAGCGAATCCGGATCGTAAAGTTATCGCAGTGGATCCTGACGTTATTCCACTAGGCTCTGAAGTTTACGTTGAAGGATACGGTAAAGCCGTAGCAGGAGATATCGGCGGCGCTATTCAAAACGACCGCATTGACGTATTCATTCCTAACCAGGACGACGCCCTCGAATTTGGTCGTAAAGATGTAGAAGTAACCGTATATGAATAAGTATTAAAAAATACTTTTTCCTTATAAGCCTTGCAGAATAAAATTCTGCAGGGTTTTTATATTGTTTCGTGTATGGTTTTGAAAAAAGAGATAAGTACAACAAACTAGTGATTAGATTTATATATTAAATTACCGGTAAGTTTTGTTACTAAACATACATTTTCACGAAATCAATGTGCTGAACTTTAAAGATACAGCTCCTGATTTCGTGTGGAAGAATATAGGATTGCAAAAGACTCGCTTCCCGTTCAACATATCCAGAAGCTGTGTCCTCTTCAATCCGACCTTATCGTTTACGTTAATAAGTCTTTGGGGAAGATCAACCACGATGTTTGACGGCGCCTCATAAAAAAAAGATTCCTGTACAAAACAGGAATCTTTTTTTATGAAATCGTAATACTGCTGTATTGCTTATCTGCAAATTTCAGAAATTCGTCAACCACTCCGTCAATAAAATCAATCGTGCCCTGATCTGTAATTAGTCCTTTGTCATCTACCTTATGCTGGATCTGTCCGACAAGGATTTCATTGCCTGGCAGGACATTTGCGGACATACCTGGAGAATTCAGAATTTGACGCAGGTGCATCTGTGCCCGCACTGTGCCAAGTACCCCCATCGTGGCACCTGCGATGAAAGTAGGCTTGCCTTTCATCTCCTTGTCACCACGGGAAAGCCAGTCTAAAGCATTTTTCAGTACACCTGGGATCGAATGGTTAAATTCTGGAGTTACGATTAAAAAAGCGTCTGCATCTGATAATTGAGCTTTGAAATTTTGCACAGACGCAGGGGCTTCATGTTCAATATCTTGATCATAGTGAGCCAATTCACGGATAGGAATAACTCTTACATCCATATGGTTCTTGTATCGATCTTTTATAAAATTGGTTAACTTCATATTATAGGAATCTTTTCGAATACTCCCAACGAGAGCAGCTACTTTTAACATGACAACATCCTCCTCGTATTGTGCTCCACTTCTATTATAAGAATAGGTGCAAAGGGTTTCTAATTTTTTGCTCAATATTGGCAAAAAGTGGGTATATAGCGGGTAGGAGGGAATACAGCTATGGATTTAGTACAATTGCAGCCATATACATCACAGCATTACCGGGAACTTGCGCAGCTATCTTTACCAAAAGAGCAGACTCACTATACAGAAATGCCTGAGGATTCAGTGGAGTGTGCTGATGGCAATCCTACAAGAAACCCTGTAACCATTCTTGCAGATGACGTACCAATAGGGATGTTTGTTTTACAGAGCGGCCCAGTGGTGTCCGAATATACGCCTCATAAAAACGCTCTTCTTCTAATAGCTTATATGATAGATTATTCCCAGCAGGGAAAAGGATATGCCACTGAATCCTTAAAAAAACTCCCCTGTTATGTTCGAGAGCATTATCCAGAAATCGAATATATTGTTCTGGCCGTTAATGTAAATAACTATGCTGCTCAACATGTATATAAGAAAAATGGATTTTATGAAAAAGGTGAACGGATATTAGGGAAAAAAGGATGGCTGATAATTTTTGAAATGAAAGTAGAGAAAATGTTTGAAGAATAGTATTTCTTGTAAATTTTAAGTTTTAGTCTAATCCTTCAGGGGAAACATATTTATAAGCCTAAATAGAAAAGGAGGTACACCACTATGACTCTGCTATATTCAAAAGCCCGCGAGATGTTTGAACAGGATTACAAAAACAGTCCTGAAGCTAAAACAGATCTTCAGACAAAAGGTATGAAGCGCACGCGGTCTGGAAAGGCGTTATTTTCTTTCCGTAAGCAGAACAAGAAGAAATAACTAAAACAGTGGTGACGGTAGCTATGAGAAGAAATTACAAAAGAATAAACCTGTCGGATCTTATGAAAAAAGAAGTTCCGTGGTGGGTCAGCGTTTAGTGGCATTGTATGTCTCAGAAACGCTGACTTTTTTATGAAAAAAACTCCTAGGTTTGTTGGTATTTTATTATTTTTAAATAACTTAAAATAGGATTGTCTTAAATAATGGAAAGGGTTTAATCAGGTGAAGGGAAGGTTATCTGATAACAAAGGAGGCTGCGAAGTTATGACGATTTTTTCAAATGATGCTTTAATTGGGGAACATATTCTGATTACAGGAGCCACAGGCGGAATTGGTTATGAAGCAGCTAAAGAAGCTGTCCGGACAGGGGCGCATATAACGATTACTGGTAGAAACGAAGAGAAGTTAGAGTCGTTAAAAGAAGAGTGTAATAAACTTAATTCAGAGGTAGAGGTTTTTGTAGGTCCAGCAGATATAAATAGTGAGGACGACCGGAAACAATTAGTACAAAATGCGAAGGAGTCCATAGGTCCGATTACGGGGCTTGTTAATTCAGCAGGTATCGGGGGAGGAGCCCCGCTCGAAGATCTTACAGAAGATCAGCTGCGAAAACCTATGGAATTAAATTATTTCTCTACTGTCCTGCTTACTCAGGAAGTTTATAAAGATATGAAAGAACAACGACGTGGATCCATTGTTAATCTATCTTCTTTATCAGGTTTGCGAGGTACTCATAGCAATATTGCTTATAGTTCCTCTAAATTTGCTGTAATTGGCTTTACTCAGTCCCTCGCTATAGAAGCTATTGAATATAATGTGCGTGTGAATGCCATTTGCCCAGGTTTCGTTGATACGTCAATGGGAAGGCAGGCGATAGCTAACATTGGTAAACGAGAAGGTCGGAGTTACGAAAAGCAAAGACAAATCTCTGAGGAAGCACTACCTTCTGGCAGGATAAGCACCCCGGAAGAGGTAGCTCGTTCAATAGTATATTTGTTAACGGATGCTTGTGAGAATATCGTTGGTGAATCGTTAAAAATTTCAGGTGGAGGAGTTATGAGATAACACTGTATATTACATTTTGAAGACAAGCGTTTGCTTGCTGGTTGAACTGGGAAATTAATAAACATATACAAATTAGGAGGAGGTTTTCTCCAAATGGGACGCTTAATTAAACGAATTATTAAATTTGGTCCGATCGTCTATCCGGTCATTCGTAAGTTTATGCGGAAACGCAAAGGGAAATATTAGGAACGTGCCTATCTTCATAGGCGCGTTTTTTTACGATTCTATGATAAACTGGAAAAAAGATCAGACCACTTAAACTGTCACCACGTATGAAGGGGATATGAACATGAATCGTTGGGACTCAACACCGGTTATCCGTTTTTTTGGAGGCCGTAAATTATTGTACATATTAGGTGTTATATTAATCATCGGTCTTAATATCTTAGTCTATTCTAGTGTGGATTTCATCTTTGAACCTATCATCGTGTTTATAAAGACGGTAGCTTTACCACTGATATTGTCCATTGTCGTCTATTATTTATTGCGGCCCATTATTAACTTAATGGAATCATTGAGAATTAAGCGTATATGGGCGATTTTAATTACTTTATTATTAGTTATCGGGTTAATCACGTTACTGGTTGTTTTGATTATTCCTTTTCTTGAGAAACAATTTTTAAGTCTCGCGGAAGAATTGCCTGAATACCTTAATGCTCTGGTAATTTCACTTGATCAATGGCTGCGTGATTCCTTTTTAGGAAGCTATTACAGCAACCTCTTTCAGGATATAGACGGGCTCCTTAACCAGCTCCCTGAAAATATTTCGTCTTATGCCGTTCAGACTGTGGAGGGTATTACGAATTTTATCACGACGCTTACAACTGTGCTCGTTGCTTTAGTTACATTGCCATTCATCTTGTTCTATTTACTAAAAGACGGTCATAAGCTCCCGTCTAAGATGTTAAGTTTCTTTCCTCCGAAGGTTCGCCCGGAAGTGAATAGTGTATTTAAAGGAATTGATCATCAGCTAAGTGCCTACATTCAAGGTCAGATTATAGTCAGTTTCTGTATCGGTATCATGATGTATATCGGCTTTGTCATTATTGGTTTAGATTATGCTCTCCTTCTTGCAGCTATCGCCAGTGTGACAAGTGTCGTCCCTTATTTAGGACCGGTGATCGCGATTACACCAGCCTTAATTATTGCCATTGTAACGTCACCGTTTATGGTATTGAAGCTTGCTTTCGTATGGACCGTTGTTCAGCTGTTAGAGGGTAAATTTATTTCACCTCAGATTATGGGGAAAAGTCTTCATATTCACCCGGTTACGATTATATTCGTTCTGTTAACAGCTGGGCATTTATTTGGAGTAGTTGGGATACTTGTAGCGATCCCGGGCTACGCTATTCTGAAAGTGTTTGTATCTCACATTTTCTATTGGCTGCAGCTCAGGTACAATCGTTTCGTTGAAGACGGGAATAAATATAAACTCCCGGAGCGAAGGTATTGATCGAAAAATCGGAAGGACTACAGCTTAGATCAATGGAAGTGTTTAAGTCTAATTTCTTTGATTTTTTGGCGCGTTTCTTCCGGCCACCAGGCTCCGCAGTCACTTGAAACGATGCAGGCTGCACATTTCTTTAAATCATACACCTTCATTCCTCTGATCGGAGGGGAATAAAGATGAAGGGTAATCAGAGGGTCTGTTCCCTCCCGCCCCATTTTGTGAACCCCGTGTTGGGGTGCATATAATAGAACACCTTCTTTTTTGATTTCTGTAAAAAGAGCTTCTGGCAGATGTCCCTTTTTTACTTTGAATACCGTATGTCGCGTTGCACCACTGAGCACTTGGATCCAGCCTGTAGAATCACCGTGGTCATGAGGCGCACATTCAATGTCAGCCCAGTTCATTACCAAAAGCTCAACTTGCTCATCCGCGTATAAGAGCTTTCGGTAATAGGGTCTTGGACCTGGGGCCTCGAGCCATGCTTCTGCCTCACTTTTTTGAACATCAAGTTTTAATAATGCCCCCTTTAATGCTTCATCAGAATAGGATGGCATACTACCTAAGATATTGCTGGCACGATCCTTTATATCCATAGATCTCCCTCTTCTCCATTTTAGTCTCAGTTTCTTTGAAAAAGAAAACGAAGTCTTCCTTGAACAAGCAGTACGCCAAAAATAATGAGCCACCCTCCGGTGATAGATAGCCAGGAAAAGTTCTCCTTTAACAATAGAACGGCAGCAATTAAGGTGGCCAGAGGTTCTAAATACAAGAAAACAGAGACTTGAGATGCTTCCATGATCTCTAATGCTTTGGCCCAATACCAGTAAGCTAAAGCCGATACAAATACCCCAAGAAATAGTAAATGGCCCCAATAGTAACCTTCAAGATTAACAAGTTGACCAAAGCCTTGATTTCTTATAAGAAAGGGCAGCGTCAATAGAAAACCGCACATACTCATATAAAACGTAATAACTATAGATGGTAATGGAATAGCTAGTTTCTTGAGCAGAACCGAATAAACCGCCCAGTTGAATGTGCTTAAAATCATTAGGAAGTAACCAATACTTAGAGCAAAACTGAATGATTGGCCACTTCCCAGAGTGGTAATGAATAAGACCCCGGAGACGGCTATAGCAATTCCGGCGGCTCTGACACGAGTGAGATGCTCCTTTAAGAACACAATAGATAAAAGAACCGTAAAAATGGGAGAAAAAGAAATGAGCCAGCCAGCAGCTGAAGCCTGTATGGTAAGCAGGGCGGATGCCTGGATGACCTGGTGAACAAATACTCCGAGGACTCCCAGTGATAATAAATGAGGAAGATATTTTAACGGTACCCTTATGTTTTCTTTTAGAAGATGGATGAAACAAAATAGAAAGGTGCTGCCGATTCCGAATCTCACGACAAGAAGTGTAAAAGGGTCGAGCACCTCCAATACAGCTTTAGTAGAAACAAAAGAAACTCCCCAGAAAGTAATGGACATTGTAGCATAGAGGGATGCGGTTAAACGGGTGTTAGGGAAGGGCATGTCCCGCTTCCTTTCTGCCAAGTGTACTTTAATACACTATATGCTTAGGGCAGACAGGCATCCCTATAAATTTAAAAAGTGGCAGTGTGCAATTAGTTTGCTTCTGAGGTTGATCTTTCCAAGCGGGTAAGAAACATACCTGGTGTTACTTCTTTTTCATGGGTAGGATGAAAACCGTGACTGGTATAGAGGTTGATGGCGGGGGTGTTTTCACTGCCTGTAAATACATAACTGTGCTTAGAAGGATAAGTCCCGATTACATTGCGGAGGAGACTTTGACCAATCCCCTTACGAAAGTGTTCAGGGTGTACCATAAGACGGTAAATATCTATATAATTATCTTCTATTTTATAAGAAATCGCTCCAACCAGGTCTGCGCCTATATAAGCTCCTATAAACGTTTCGCCTGATTCCATAATAGAGGTTACAGTATCTTCGCAAGGAGGAAGATCAGGGAAACCTACAATAGCAGCTTCTACTTGATAAGAGAGAAATTGAAGGCGTAGAATACTGTCTGCTACATGGAGCTTAGCGGGTGAAATTTTAAAGAGATTCAATGTTATTATACTCCTTGTACCTTTGACTTTGACTCTTTTTTCATTTTAGCAGAGAACGACGGAATTATAAAAACGGTTTCAAGTTAGGGGTAATGAAAAGCTAGGGAAAAACGTAAAGGAAAGCCTGTATATCGTGAGTATTCTTCCGTAAAAAACAGATGCGGAAGCGCTGCCCGAATAAAAAAGGTGTCCTTCTAAGATAGGACACCTTTTTGGGCAGGTCTATTAAATCATCCAATAAGTGAGTAATGATAACAAGACCGAGGTAATAATCATAAGGAGCATCGGTTTTAAAGCCTTAGTCCTTACATCTTCCAAACTTACGCTAAGACCAAGACCGACCATCGCCATGGTTAAGATAAAGGTTGTACCGACAGATATCCCGTCCATAACAATTGAAGGAATAGTGAACCAATTTCCTTCTATATAACTTCCAAACAGGCTCATAGCTATAAAGCCCAGCAGGAACCAAGGAAAAGCAATAGAGGTCTCAGATCCTTTAGTCCCTTTTTTGTTCATGATCCATACGAGGATCAAACTGAGGGGGACGAGCAGGAAGACGCGCCCAAGTTTAGCAAGTAACGCCATTCCTAGTCCATTGTCCCCGGCGGGTGCCCCCGCGAGAGCTACATGAGCTATTTCGTGGAGACTTAACCCGGCCCACATTCCGTATGCTTCCATATCTAATGGAAGCAGTGGGCGAATGAGCGTATAGCCAATGGCAAACAATGTTCCAATAATGGATATTATTCCTGCACTGATCGCCGTATCCTCTTCCTTCGCTTTAAGAATTGGTGATACCGCTGCGATGGCAGAAGCACCGCAGACACCAGTTCCTATTCCAAGCAATATGGATAAAGATGTGTCGGCTTTCGTTAATCGTGCCAAAAGGATCATGATTCCTATCGCAAATCCGATAACAACGGCATCTCGTAATAATAAGGGAAGACCTTCGCTTAAAATGACGGATATATTTAACTT
The Halobacillus halophilus DSM 2266 DNA segment above includes these coding regions:
- a CDS encoding LysM peptidoglycan-binding and 3D domain-containing protein, with the translated sequence MKKTLFSIAAILMIMASTTITASAQETVVDRGDTLWGIGQEYGVSVEDIKDINGLSSDLIHPGQTIQISEEESNESNESTSSDELYTVNSGDTLWGIGQDYSVKVDSLKSWNDLSSDLIHPGQELVVEGNQAASTSNEPEEKEEAKEETSESNETSSDDVAKTMTMEATAYTAFCEGCSGTTYTGIDLRANPDRKVIAVDPDVIPLGSEVYVEGYGKAVAGDIGGAIQNDRIDVFIPNQDDALEFGRKDVEVTVYE
- a CDS encoding 3D domain-containing protein, giving the protein MKKSILSIVATFAIIGTTTITASASEVVVDRGDTLWGIGQEKGVSVEQLKAANDLSSNLIFPDQTLTINDGSDDQESEENHSEAEDVQASGSEDSSGEDVAKTMTMEATAYTAFCEGCSGTTYTGIDLRANPDRKVIAVDPDVIPLGSEVYVEGYGKAVAGDIGGAIQNDRIDVFIPNQDDALEFGRKDVEVTVYE
- a CDS encoding 3D domain-containing protein, giving the protein MKKSILSIVATFAIIGTTTITASASEVVVDRGDTLWGIGQEKGVSVEQLKAANDLSSNLIFPDQTLTINDGSDDQESEENHSEAEDVQASGSEDSSGEDVAKTMTMEATAYTAFCEGCSGTTYTGIDLRANPDRKVIAVDPDVIPLGSEVYVEGYGKAVAGDIGGAIQNDRIDVFIPNQDDALEFGRKDVEVTVYE
- a CDS encoding NADPH-dependent FMN reductase encodes the protein MLKVAALVGSIRKDSYNMKLTNFIKDRYKNHMDVRVIPIRELAHYDQDIEHEAPASVQNFKAQLSDADAFLIVTPEFNHSIPGVLKNALDWLSRGDKEMKGKPTFIAGATMGVLGTVRAQMHLRQILNSPGMSANVLPGNEILVGQIQHKVDDKGLITDQGTIDFIDGVVDEFLKFADKQYSSITIS
- a CDS encoding GNAT family N-acetyltransferase: MDLVQLQPYTSQHYRELAQLSLPKEQTHYTEMPEDSVECADGNPTRNPVTILADDVPIGMFVLQSGPVVSEYTPHKNALLLIAYMIDYSQQGKGYATESLKKLPCYVREHYPEIEYIVLAVNVNNYAAQHVYKKNGFYEKGERILGKKGWLIIFEMKVEKMFEE
- a CDS encoding SDR family NAD(P)-dependent oxidoreductase, with protein sequence MTIFSNDALIGEHILITGATGGIGYEAAKEAVRTGAHITITGRNEEKLESLKEECNKLNSEVEVFVGPADINSEDDRKQLVQNAKESIGPITGLVNSAGIGGGAPLEDLTEDQLRKPMELNYFSTVLLTQEVYKDMKEQRRGSIVNLSSLSGLRGTHSNIAYSSSKFAVIGFTQSLAIEAIEYNVRVNAICPGFVDTSMGRQAIANIGKREGRSYEKQRQISEEALPSGRISTPEEVARSIVYLLTDACENIVGESLKISGGGVMR
- a CDS encoding AI-2E family transporter — encoded protein: MNRWDSTPVIRFFGGRKLLYILGVILIIGLNILVYSSVDFIFEPIIVFIKTVALPLILSIVVYYLLRPIINLMESLRIKRIWAILITLLLVIGLITLLVVLIIPFLEKQFLSLAEELPEYLNALVISLDQWLRDSFLGSYYSNLFQDIDGLLNQLPENISSYAVQTVEGITNFITTLTTVLVALVTLPFILFYLLKDGHKLPSKMLSFFPPKVRPEVNSVFKGIDHQLSAYIQGQIIVSFCIGIMMYIGFVIIGLDYALLLAAIASVTSVVPYLGPVIAITPALIIAIVTSPFMVLKLAFVWTVVQLLEGKFISPQIMGKSLHIHPVTIIFVLLTAGHLFGVVGILVAIPGYAILKVFVSHIFYWLQLRYNRFVEDGNKYKLPERRY
- a CDS encoding cysteine dioxygenase, with translation MDIKDRASNILGSMPSYSDEALKGALLKLDVQKSEAEAWLEAPGPRPYYRKLLYADEQVELLVMNWADIECAPHDHGDSTGWIQVLSGATRHTVFKVKKGHLPEALFTEIKKEGVLLYAPQHGVHKMGREGTDPLITLHLYSPPIRGMKVYDLKKCAACIVSSDCGAWWPEETRQKIKEIRLKHFH
- a CDS encoding DMT family transporter encodes the protein MPFPNTRLTASLYATMSITFWGVSFVSTKAVLEVLDPFTLLVVRFGIGSTFLFCFIHLLKENIRVPLKYLPHLLSLGVLGVFVHQVIQASALLTIQASAAGWLISFSPIFTVLLSIVFLKEHLTRVRAAGIAIAVSGVLFITTLGSGQSFSFALSIGYFLMILSTFNWAVYSVLLKKLAIPLPSIVITFYMSMCGFLLTLPFLIRNQGFGQLVNLEGYYWGHLLFLGVFVSALAYWYWAKALEIMEASQVSVFLYLEPLATLIAAVLLLKENFSWLSITGGWLIIFGVLLVQGRLRFLFQRN
- a CDS encoding GNAT family N-acetyltransferase codes for the protein MNLFKISPAKLHVADSILRLQFLSYQVEAAIVGFPDLPPCEDTVTSIMESGETFIGAYIGADLVGAISYKIEDNYIDIYRLMVHPEHFRKGIGQSLLRNVIGTYPSKHSYVFTGSENTPAINLYTSHGFHPTHEKEVTPGMFLTRLERSTSEAN
- a CDS encoding YeiH family protein, which translates into the protein MKHFLGSISLRPLLTGMGFTAILAGAGFLLSSIPLIRQIGPLAAAILLAVLYRHFFGYPERIRSGIQFSAKKLLRLAIILFGLKLNISVILSEGLPLLLRDAVVIGFAIGIMILLARLTKADTSLSILLGIGTGVCGASAIAAVSPILKAKEEDTAISAGIISIIGTLFAIGYTLIRPLLPLDMEAYGMWAGLSLHEIAHVALAGAPAGDNGLGMALLAKLGRVFLLVPLSLILVWIMNKKGTKGSETSIAFPWFLLGFIAMSLFGSYIEGNWFTIPSIVMDGISVGTTFILTMAMVGLGLSVSLEDVRTKALKPMLLMIITSVLLSLLTYWMI